Part of the Notamacropus eugenii isolate mMacEug1 chromosome 5, mMacEug1.pri_v2, whole genome shotgun sequence genome is shown below.
gaatatctggtcactagattcagatggttctggagaagtgaggctggtgacctgcacagccctccctcactcaaaacaaagtcaagtacaagtcatgtcatcatttctctgatggcatggtcttcttcagcaacgaaggatgaacatacacacatatggcaGGCACCATAAAGGTGTgttccatccctcccctccctccgaGGTGTTTTTATATTGGCCATTGGGTACATTGTTCTCCAGGTCCTGCTTTCTTTGCTCCGAATCCATTCATACAAATCTTTACaatttttctctgattttctcaTATTTGTCATTGCTTATGCTGCTATCATACTGTattggggcagcgaggtggcgccatagtgcatacagtgcaggaagattcatcttcccgaattcaaatttgacctcagacatttactagctgcgtgaccctgggcatgtcacttaacccagtttgccttggtttcttcatctataaaatgagctggagaaggaaatagcaaaccactccagtaagaaaattcaaaatggggtgaaaaggagttggacatgacggaaaaacaactgaaaacaacaagaaaatcatgttctattatattcatacCCTACCATTTGTTTAGACATTTTCCACATGATGTGGTCCTGCCTTGCTTCCAGGTTGTTGCTACTACAAAgcatgaatattttcatatacatggGACTTGTCCCTCTGCCTTTGACTTCATGaggaatgtaaactgttttctcctctcctccccaaaccttcccacctctcctttcctctcctctcctctaatctcccctgcccttccctcccttctcttctcttcctctcctctccccgcctctcctttccatttctttcccttccttggcAAGGAAAGGGATTTAAATCCTCTTTCTCTCATCAGGTCTTGGAGGAGGCTTTGGATATGTCGTTGGAGGAATAAACTGGGACAAGACCAGTTTTGGCAGAGCCCTGGGTGGGCAGCTGCGAGTTATTTATGTCTTTACTTCTGTCACCTTGAGTGTCACCACAGTGCTGACGCTCATCAGCATTCCAGAGAGGCCCCTGCAGCCCTTTAGCAAGAAGAAAACTGTGATGAAGAGCCCaagccttcctcttcctccttctccccccgtCTTATTCGAGGAAGGTACCACTGACAATCTTGGCTCTCAGAATGCGACTCATTTATATGCCAGTTTTACCagccccatttctcctctcagcCCTCTCACACCCAAATATGGCAGCTTCATCAGCCGCGACAATTCTCTGACTGGGATTAATGAGTTTGCCTCCTCCTTTGGAACTTCCAATATTGATAGTGTGCTCATAGACTGCTTTACTGCAGGGCACGATAACTACCTAGCCCTCCCCTCTAGCTTACCCAGGCAGACCATCAGTGTCAGCTTCCCAAGGGCCCCTGATGGTTTCTACTGTCAAGAAAATGGAATTCTGGAAAGAGGGGCAGTCTCAGTAAATCACGGGCCAGAAGGAGACACGTTGAGGGTGGGCTCTTTGGATGCACCAAAACCTCGATCATCTGGGATTCTGAAAAGGCCTCAGACACTGGCCATCCCAGACGCTGTAGTAGGAAGTTGTCCAGAAAGTAGCAGGAGAAGAAATGTGACCTTCAGTCAACAGGTAAGAGCTaataaagggagaggggagagcaaGATCGGACAGCATTTGTTAGTGacgatgatagatttagagctattaTTTAGGAATCACTGCAGATGTAGCTTGGCTGGAACTTGAAAAGAGGAAAACTGAGCTTTGATATTGGGGAAAACTACCATTTCAAACTGTCCAACAGAGAAGGGGCTGCCTTAAGGAGTAGCAGGTTCCTCTCACGAGAGGCCTCCAACAGAGGCTGCAGGCTTATTTGTCAGGCATAGTGTAGTGGGAATTCATTATTCAGGGTTGGGTAGGATCAGACAGCAGCTGAGGTCTTTTTTACCTCTGCAATTCTATGAGACTGTGAAAGCCACATGGGCTGCTACAGGAGATAGCAAGGGTCTTCCACCCTGCCAGTCCTTGAGTAAAGGAAGTTTGGTCCGTTAACTATTTGTTGGGTATATTGGAGAGGCCAGAACCAAAACTAAGTTAAATTTGTGGCGTGTGAAAGTCGATGCCCTCCTTCAGCAGCtagaagaaattgaggttaaaAGAACctgcttacttttttttaattaatttttttcaattaaaaatgaattttctttttctctcatcctcttccattgggaaagacaaaacaaagttTTTATAACCAATAGGCAGAGTCAAGCAAAAATGAATCCTTGCATTAaccatgtcccaaaagtcttgtaTCGATCTTACTCTGCACTTTGAggccatcatctctctgtcaggaggtgggtagtagCATGCTTATACCTCCTTGTTAGCAAGGATAATTACTTAAAATAGAAAACTAGAGTCACTAGTTCCTCATGTAACTGAATTTGTCTTGCTATTTCCATATCATGTCATTTTCATGTCATGGATAAAAGGCTGATGTCGGGGCTGGCCAATTTCCCTCTGCTTGTCCCAGACACCAGAATGGCTAGTGATGGCTCTGGGAGAGGGAAGTTTTGTTCAGAAGGGTTGGACAGGATGACCTCTGcattctcttccaattctgagattctgtttgaGTGTGTGAAGTGGTAACTGCCCTATTGTAAGTAGGTATTacataattacatgtaaaaaggcagaaagcCTTATAAATGGGAAAATCCTAAATTCCTATAAAGGGTTATTATACGAGCTCAGCATTAACCGAGAAGTGTGTTAGTTTTACATCAGGTTGACTGGATGATCAAAATGaatacaattcaacaaatgtttattatgaGCCTACTATAAGCAAATGACTCCTATGCTCTGGGGAAATAGAGGTGAGAATGAAACAGTCTGATCCTCTGGGAGCTGATATTCTGCAAGGAATACACAAACAAGTGAAAAGTGTATAGAAAGTGATTCAAAGTAACATCATGAGGGAAAGAGTGCTAATGTCAGGGAGCTTCGGAGGAAACTTAGGATACTACTGGCAGGCTGGAGACACACAAAGCCAGGAGATGGCGTATCATGAAGAGGGATGGCTGGCAGTTGGAGAGGTCATCAAGGTAAGGAATATGGAATTAGGATGGGATTGTGTTTCCAATACCGGGAGGAAGAATTTGTACTTTATCTTTTGGGCCCCGTTTTACCAGCCCTCTCACACCCAAATATGGCAGCTTCATCAGCCGTGACAATTCTCTGACTGGGATTAATGAGTTTGCATCCCCACTGAAGTTTTTGAGGGTTAAGGTTGGTGACCTGGCCAGATATGTGTCTTAGTAATATTAATTTGGATAGATTGGTGAGGGAAGAGACTAGAGTCTGGGGGACAAATTAGTAGCTTATGATAATAGATAAAAtttaagtattttgcaaactctaaagtgctatagaaatgctttttgtggttgttattaATTATCCAGGTCAGAGGTGATGACGGCCTAAAATAGGGTAGAGGCTTTGTGagtggagaaaggagatggaggggagagatgtagAGGTAAGAGCAACTTGATGACTTATTTGATTGGGATGTGGAGGAAGAGAGGAGTTAAGGATCAGTATGGAGTTAGGAAGGTGAGTGACAGGAAGGATGATGGCATCCTCAACTCAAATAGGGAGCCTTGGAGGAAGGATAGATTTGGGGAAAATAAGTTCCTTTTAgggtatgttgagtttgagatgcctatgggacatccattGGAGATATTCAGCAAATGATATGAAATTAGAGCTCAAGAGAGATTGTGGGGTTGGATTTAGGAGTCATCTTAAGAGAGATGATCACTGAACCTGTGGGATATGATTAAGGAGAGTGTAGGGATAAAAGGACCTGGGGCAAAGTGATCACCCTTTAAAATGCTGGCATACCTTTAGAAAATGCCAGTAAAAAATATACCCTAGAAGAATTGTTGAGTTTGTCACAGACTATTTTAggcatttcatttatttcatgaaCTGACTATGAGACATCTTGACCAAGGGTATATTTGACTTGTCATCTGTTCTCAAACAGGTCCAATGACATCATAAGGACTTGAAAAAGGAATTAACCCCAAGAGATAAAAACTAAGAATCATATGTAGAAAGACTGAAGCAATCAGTTGTTTATCTCAAGTATCTACCATTAAGTCCCTGAAGAAAATGAGTGATACTTGGAAGGGTTGTGAGATGAGATCTTTTTCCAGGAAGACAAAGCAACCCTCAGAAGAGCTGCTGACTTTTATTTAGGTGCCTGTTGGTTGTGTGACAAGAACACAAACTAAATCCTGGGGTTTTATTTTGACCCTGATCGGACGTGACCTTAAGCAATTGGATGTGATCTTGAGCAATATCCAAAGAGACCATTTTAGTATTTGTAGGGTTGGGTTGGTACATCGATGTAGGTGAAGGGTGAAGTTGATTCAGTTTAAGTCAATATAACGTGCGTTTAGTCACTGACTACTGTGCTAGCTccagaacaaaaatgaaacagtcataGTTTCAGAAATGGAAGATATCTTAGGAAAgctagagctaggagggaccttagaggtcatcaagtccaacttacataatttgcagatgaagaaactgaggtctgaagtcattaagtaacttgtccaagtgtcaacagatagtaagtgactgagccagaatttgaaccaggTCCTCTACCTCCCAGTCTGGAGCTTTTTCTACTACACTTCACAGCCTACaagtttctaccctcaaggagctactAGGGGACTTGCATggctaagtaaatacaaagtaattttagagAAAGTAGGAGGGGCACCAGTAATTTGTGGGATCAAGGAAGTCTCCATGTGgagcttgagctgagccttgaaaaaaGTTTGAGGTTCcaagaggaaggagagtattccaggcataggagacatCCTAAGCAAAGGTCCAGAGTGAAGGATGGAATGTTGAGCCCTGGGAATAGTCAGGAGACCCAttgggaagggtgggagggatCATGTGAAACAGTgatttccatatgaattttgacCTTCAGAGACCTAATGCATGGTTCTATGTTTAATAACTCTACAATAACTGATGAACTCTCCCACGTCATGCATGACAGTGGAACAAAGACTCAAAAGGAGATCTTTAGATGTACTAAAATGTGTATCTGGATGCCAAGTTGAAATGTAAACACTTCCCAAAATGTTTATCCCAAATACTGTTATGTCCCAAAGTGGATAAAAACAAGATTTTTATGGAGGAAGATATAGGTCTGTAAATCATCTCAACCCCTAAGTACAAatataaccctggacaagacTTCCatttctctgggccccagtttccttagtcataaaataaaggggttggattagctgatctctaaattcccttaTACTCTAAATTGGTAGTTTCCCCTACCCTCCACCCCCAATTTGCTGACTCTTAGTGTGACTATGCTCTTaagtcctgagttccaatctggctttAGActcatagtagctgtgtgaccctgggcaagtcacttgacttacttacctcagtttcctcatctgtaaaatggtgattaaaaaaacaagcatccaactcccagggttgttttgaagatcaaatgaaatgatatttgcaGAGTGATTAGTGATGTGCCTGGTACTTattaagtgctatagaaatgttagccatAAACAATaactataattattgttattttcatcatcatctcacagaatcacaaaacctCTCAGACAGGAAGAGACCTCAGTGGACACCCTTCCCTGTAAAAGGAGTCCCTCTGCCATGTTCCCAACAAGAGGTCATTCGACCTCTGATTGGAGCCCTGCCATGAGGGGACCCCACTACCTCTCAAGGCAGCTGATTCCATTTTTAGGTAGTTCCAATTGGTAGGctgctttttctttatatcaaaagCCTAAATTATTCTCTTTGCAATTCCCTATCCACCCAATGAGGACACCTAATTCTATTGTAGGGATCTAAACAAAATGAGCctaatctctttttcctttgacaATATTCAAGTTTTTaaagacaggtaggtggcacagtggataccgtgccaagcttggagtcagaaagaccctgggcaagtcaattacccctgtttgcctcagtttccttatctgtaaaatgagctggagaaataaatggcaaatcactccaggatctttgccaaaaaaatccagcacagggtcacaaagaatcagatacaactgagaCAACTACATAACAACAGCATGGTGGCTCTCCCCAATACTCCTCTCAAAGCttaacatctccagttccttcagctgatcttTATGTGGTATAGATTCCAGGCTCTTCACTATGAGGATGACTTAAAATGTCCCTCCCCGCTTTGATTTTCTGTAATGCTCAAGGTCACCTAacctgaggacctgggttcaaattctgactctcctgtttacaagttgtgtgaccttgaataattctctctgtttcctcatctgtaaaatgatggggttgtaCTAGCTGGGCTGGACACTgggtcccttcctactctaaattCTTCCATCCTGTCTGTAGTTTTCCAATTAGCAAAAGAGTACCAGACTGGCGCTAGAGGGAGCTGTAAGCCATCACTTGGTCTCCATTTTGTCATTGTCAGTCCCTTTTAGCTCCAAATCTCTGAAACTGTAAGCAGCGGGTACATAGGAttaggggtggagaacctgcaacctcgaggccacatgtagccctctagatcctcaagtgcagccttttgactgattccaaatccccttaataaaattggactcagtcaaaaggcttcactcaaggacctagaaagtcacatgtggccttgaggctgcaggtttcccaccccctGGTAGAGTGTGCTGGATCCCTCCCACATAATGTGGCATAGAAGTTTTGACTTGTTCCCTTTCTGACTTGGGCTGGTCCACTCCTCCTTGGATAGTTGGATGCTCCTACCACCCTGTTTTTGTCCTCCGGCAGCTCAGAGATTCCATGCTCAAGTGGCCCACCAACTTTGGCCTCCCCAGGAGTAAGGACCCCAGGCATTCTGCCCAGTCTTCTGATTCTAGCCTcgctctctgtttcttcctgatCTACCTCGAATGAGTCAGTCCTTTGGCTGTGATGATCGACAGTCTTGCTACAAGCTTGATTTTTGTGCTTTTATCCTCCTTTACAGGTTGCTAATATTTTGCTTAATGGTGTGAAATATGAGAGCGAGCTGAATGGCTCTGGGGAGGTCTCAGAGCAATCACTTTCCATGCGGCGTCTCTGTTCCACCATCTGCCATATGCCGAAAGCTCTTAGAAATCTCTGTATCAACCACTTCCTGGGTAAGTGCTAACCACATCATGgctaaggaagaaagagaaaatcctgACAACCAAAATGATGTCCAAGGTGGCTCTCCCATGGAAAGTCCTACCATGACTCCCACTCCTACTCCTACTCTTTGGAGTTCATAGTGTTTAGATCTGGAAATGATTTGGGAAGTCATGAGTCCATAGATTTTGAAATgtaaggacttcagaggccatctggcccaatctcattggacagatgaggaaggtgagactGCTGACTTGCTTAGAAATACAAGGACAGCAAATGGCAGAGTGGGGAATCTGAATCCAATTCCTCTGCTTTTGAACATAGCATTCTTAAGGCACTGTTTCCAGAAAGTCCTCTTTAATTCATTTTAGGCAACTAGTTGGCATAGTATGTATAGAATACTGGattcttggggtcaggaagacctgaattccaatcttaCCTCtatcactaactagctgtgtgaccccggagaagtcacttaacctctgcttgctttaatttcctcatatataaaatgagaataatattaataatagcacttctcaGTCTTGTTGTGAagaattatatatgtaataaggAATAtgtttaaagcactttgtaaaccttaaatacttatataaatgctattattaccattAATTTGTCAAAGTAGCTAGCTGAAACTGGTACAGGGTCATTGTTGAGTAGCAAGATTATGAAAAAATTAAGAGGAGGGTGAGTATGAAATCAATACATCTCCATTTCCAGGTTCCCCTGCTCCTTCTAAATCACTTagcagtagctagcatttatataaccctttaaagattaaaaaacactttacacatgttatttgatttggtcctcacagcaacaCTAGGAGGCAAGAGCTTTcatccccaatttttttttaaagttgaagcAGACAAAggtgatgtgacttgtccagggctacacagctagtaaatgtctgaggctggatatgaactccaatcctgattctctatccactgaggaaGGATCAGTTGTCTGGCATTTGGAAATTTttaagaatctcagaattggaagggatgtcAAAAGTCCTTTCACCTGAGTCATGCTACCATCTTTGCATCATTTGCTCATTGTTGTGCCTACCCAACTGcttcctctggggccaagcagagtaAACCTGAGCCCTCCTTCCACTTGACTGGGAAGGGAAgcaaagggaataagcatttatatagagcctacgATGTTTTACAGTGATAAATGTGTAATCACTGCACATAAGATACTATTACGAGGatgtttgtatttccttttattcAGTTTTATTATGTCATTCCTCCAGGAAACTTTGGCTAACTGAAACCTGTCTCCTCTTAATATTAATCTAACTAAAATTAAACTTGCTAAAATTCTGACTCATAGAATGATAATATTAAAGGAAGACTTTTTGACACTCTGAGAAAAGAATATTATCTCGCTTGTTCTTCATGTGTCTaaagacaactatcatgtccCTCCATCAATTCTCCTTctcccttgggcaaatcacatgacctttctgaaactcagtttccccatgtgtaaaataaCCTGAcggacttgatgacttctaagaacccttccaactccaagtctaTGTTCATTTCACCAGTGGGGGATATGCTTTTTCCAGCCTCTAAATATCTCCAGTTGGggcaaacaaataagcaaaaaagatGCACATAAATGAATTGCTgaacaaatatgcatatacattaagaacatatatatacatacatatatacgtttgcatatacatatatattttattataggaaaaagaaaaatatctcccTTCAAGTTGATGAGGTAGGTTACTGTTGCCAAATAAACCTATTACAATGCAGAAATTAGACAGGTGAAAATCCAGATTTATATGCTTAAGCACAGGTTCAGGGGGTAGAAAAATAATCCTGAACCAAGATTAGGTTCTAACAAGCCTTTTTATACAAAAATTACATCagggaaaaagataatttttgatATGTAGCAATTGAATACATCTTCTTAGACCATAAATTTGAACAGATTTTGTTCAATGGAATCATAATCTCATCCATCTCCTAAGGAAACAGATCTGATTAAAAGAGACTCTCTAGGTAAGCTAAATTAGGTTACAGATCCAACTGACTACATTTAGAGAGTTCACAATGATTGAGAGgaggagatttacatgtcacaaAGATAACCAAAGGTGGATTCAGAAGAATCCTTCCACAAAGAGTTACATAAATCACTTTGGGAAACTCAGACTCCCTTTTGGCTTCTTATCTCAGGAGTGTCAAAAAGTCTTCCTTTAACATTATCATTCTAGGAGTCAGAATTCTAGCTAGGTGAGATTAATATTAAGAGGAGACAGGTTTCAGTTAGCCAAAGGTTCCAGGAGGAATGACATAATAAAGCTgaataaaaggaaatacaaacatTCTCATAAGTCTCTCATGTACAGTGATTACACGTTTCTTGAATTTTTCTTCTATGAGACAGTTTTTTAAGTGTTTGGGACAtggtctctctcttcccccccttttcttcttttggataAATATCTCTTCTTCCTGTACAGATCCTCATGGACTTTCATCATTTGCATGTTCTGAAATGAAGGTATTAGATgaagagggagtgaggaaggggcAGTACTATAGAATTAATGATACACAGATGGGCATAGaagcactatgtgccagacattgtgctaagcactctacaaatattatctcatttgatcctcacaacaatcttaggagacaggtactgttattattcacatcttatagctgaggaaactgaagcaacagagattaagtgacttgccccaggtcacacaactagtaagtgtctgaagccagatttgaaccttaGTTTTCTTGATTTGAGAttcaatgctttatccactgtgttacctagtcATAGGGTAAAGAGAGTAGGGTTCCTTTGTTAGAAGCTTTTCCCACTtgtgtcttttcttgtagggtggCTCTCATTTGAGGGCATGCTGCTTTTCTATACGGACTTTATGGGTGAGGTGGTCTTCCAAGGGAACCCCAAAGCCCCTCACACTTCAGAAGACTATCGGAAATATAATGCTGGTGTCACCATGGGATGCTGGGGGATGTGCATCTATGCATTCAGCGCAGCATTCTATTCAGGTATTCAATTCATCAACCAATGTTTGTGGTTGCCTGGTATGGGCCAGGTACTATGCGGGTGCTAGGGAAACCCAAGACAAGAGTGAagcagcccctgacctcaaggggcttatattttcTCAGGGGAAACAGAAACAGATAAAtcaacacacaaatacacaaaagtGATTTGGGTGATGGGGCAAAGCCCTAATAactgggagtgggagaggggtcCAGGAAAGACCTTTTAAGGGAGGCAGCTTTTAACATGAGCCTGGAAGGGAGTTAGTGAGTGAGTCCTAAGaggtagagttgaggagggagagcattccaggtatgggagagcCAGCCTATGCAAAAgtaaggagatgggagatggaaagtCAATTGAAGGGTACAGAGAGTAGCAAGGTGGTCACTTTGATTGGAATGATGGCATTGGAGGACATTGTGATCAGTTTAGAAACACGGGTTACAACTATATTCCCAAAGGTTTGAGATTCCAAACAGAGGCAAAATAACAGATCAATATATAAATTGACAGGTAGATATAATTACATAGACATCTGTTCAGAAGGAagtaatgataactaacatttatttagggctttaagatttgcaaagtattttacaaatatctcatttgatcctcacagctttGGGAACTAGGTGCTATTGTCATCCCTTCTTTACAAATGAGGCaggcaaattaagtgacttacccaacacAGTTAGGAGGTGTCTGGGgttaggtttgaattcaggtctttctcccTCCGggactggtgctccatccactctACCCCACCTAGTTGCCTTCAAAAAAGGCTAGGCTCTAGATAGCTTTGAAATTTTGTATAACATTTAGTTGGGCACTGGGGTACTATAATAGTAGATCTATTTGTGTTTTTGGTTAAATGTTCAGACTATTTGGAGAAGACACAGCTTCTTCTGAAAATTCCCTTGTTAGGTAACACAATCAAACACCCATCACATTGTTAAATGGAAGTGGACGTTTTCACCAAAATTTCTTTGTAGGTGGAGAAaactaattaataatttaaaaaaactaataaaataaaatcttataaaatctaatgttcaaaaaatattataaaagctAATATTTGCGGCTTGCATGCTAAACTGCTGGTGAGGATTCTTATCAAGACGATGGAAAAATGAACTTAAAGTTGTTGATAAGGCTATACAAGATGTTCCCCTATTATAAAATTGGTGACCCCATTACTACTTGACATTAGATGGGGTACCCTCATCTTTacaaatggaggagaagacaCTGACCCCTGAAAAGCAGTGGCTAGGTTTATGGTAAAGATCTAACTTTTGAC
Proteins encoded:
- the SLC45A1 gene encoding proton-associated sugar transporter A isoform X2 → MIPPTTGTSPPSEALFPTLTSQEFWRSQVSGYSGTVTRHISHRANNFKRHPKRRKHIRPSPPPPPNTPCPIDLIDFGDLHPQRSFRELLFNGCILFGIEFSYAMETAYVTPVLLQMGLPDELYSMVWFISPILGFLLQPLLGAWSDRCTSKFGRRRPFILVLAIGALLGLSLLLNGRDIGLALADTVSDHKWGIILTVCGVVLMDFSADSADNPSHAYMMDVCSPVDQDRGLNIHALLAGLGGGFGYVVGGINWDKTSFGRALGGQLRVIYVFTSVTLSVTTVLTLISIPERPLQPFSKKKTVMKSPSLPLPPSPPVLFEEGTTDNLGSQNATHLYASFTSPISPLSPLTPKYGSFISRDNSLTGINEFASSFGTSNIDSVLIDCFTAGHDNYLALPSSLPRQTISVSFPRAPDGFYCQENGILERGAVSVNHGPEGDTLRVGSLDAPKPRSSGILKRPQTLAIPDAVVGSCPESSRRRNVTFSQQVANILLNGVKYESELNGSGEVSEQSLSMRRLCSTICHMPKALRNLCINHFLGWLSFEGMLLFYTDFMGEVVFQGNPKAPHTSEDYRKYNAGVTMGCWGMCIYAFSAAFYSAMLEKLEEYFSIRTLYFIAYLAFGLGTGLATLSRNIYVVLSLCITYGILFSTLCTLPYSLLCDYYQSKK